The window GGGGATGCAAAAAGCAATGGCTAAATATTCGGCCAACCCTAATGTGGTTTTCTTGTTCGTAAATACCTGGCAAACAGAAGATAATCGCGAAAAACTAGTGACAGATTTCATTGCTGAAAAGAAATACAATTTTAATGTGCTTTACGATACCAAGAATGCGAAAGATCCTTCGAAATTTGATGTAGTAAGTGCTTATAAAGTGGATGGAATTCCGACAAAATTTATAATAGATGCAGATGGAAATATCAGGTTTAAAGCGGTAGGCTTTTCTGGTTCGGATGATGGTGTAGTTAAAGAAATAGATGCGATGGTTGGATTATTGGCTTCGAAAGAATCGAGCAAATAATAAGGAATTAAAAATTAAACGGGGCTGGTTATTCTTGCAATACAGCCCCGTTTTTTAATAAGTTATCCGCAAAGGCGAGGTTTCCCAAAGCTTAAAAGCTTCCAGGGCCTCATCGCGCATCAGTTGTACCACGGGTAAAGTTCTTTTATCCATGGGTTTTTCCAGTTCATCGTAAATAAACTTATCACTGAAACCAATGTTTTCTGCATCGGTTTTGGTATTGGCGTAATAAATGGTTTCGATTCGAGCCCAGTAAATGGCGCCTAAACACATGGGGCAGGGCTCGCAGCTGGTATATACCACACAACCACTCAAATCAAAAGTGCCCAGTACTTCGCAAGCTAGTCGAATGGCCGATACTTCAGCGTGGGCAGTAGGATCGTTAGTTGAGGTTACTTTATTGGCCGATCCGGCAATAAATTTGCCATCCTTTACAATCACCGCACCGAAAGGGCCACCTATATGCTGGCTTACATTTTTTACCGATAGCGCTATGGCCATCTGCATAAATTCTTCGTGTTGTTTGTTGTTTTCCATCGTTAAATTATTGCACAAAAAAAATGCCCCGATTTTATCCAGGGCATTCTAATTAAATATTTTTACAACTTATTTTTTGCTGTATTCAGCATTTAAGCCTTTAATTACTTCCGATGTTACATCTAAGCTTTCGTCTGCAAATAAAATAGCGCTGTTACCTTTTGAGTAAGTTAAAACCATTTTAAAGCCTTTTTCTTTGGCATAAACTTTTAGGTAAGCTGCAACTTTATCATAAAGCTTCTCGTTTTCAACAGCTTGCTCGTTTTGTAAAGCGCCACCTGCATTTTGCTGGTAGGTTTGAAGCTCCTGTTGTTTACGAGCCAAACGTTCTTCAGTCGATTTACGTTGATCGGCTGATAGAGTTTGTGCTGATTGCTGATACTGGGCCACTTCACGTTGAAAAGCCTGTCCTTTAGCCTGCATATCAGACTGTGCATTTTTGGTTTTACCCTCAAATTTCACCTTAAGATCTTTGAAATATTCGTATTTTGTTAACAAAGAATCAGAGTTAACATATACAATTTTCTCACTTGCAGAAACTGCTGCAGTAGGGCTATCTGTTTTTTTTGTTTCAGTAGTTTTAGCTTCTTTGTTCTGGCAGGCTGTGAAAGTTGTAATCAAAGCAGCTGTCGCAAATAAACCAAAGGTTTTGAAGGTTCTTCTTTCCATTATTGTTTAATAAATTTTAGCAAACTTATATAAATTAGTTTTGATATGCAATTTAAGAATTACACTGTACTGACTTAAAACGCCAGGCTTTACAAATTATTTGAAAAGCAATAACAGTTTTTCATTTTAAAGCTTCTTCCTGCTATCGCTTTACTGTACAAACAGCTGGAAAAAAGCTGTTTGCTTCGTGTTCGCTTATATCGGGTTTAGGTAGCTAAGGCAGCTTTAAAATTAGCGGTAGCGTGTGCATAACTAACAAAAGAACCACAATGTGAATATTAAACCCGATCCGATAGCTATCGGATAAAATGGAAAGCACCCGATTCTTCATCGGGACTTGTAATGTAGCGCGGGACTAACGCTGAAATGGAATGCAGGTTTGGCTTTTCAATAGCATATTTAAACTATGCCTAACAGCTTTTTGCTTTGGTCTTTAAGCGGTCACATCTCTCCTCAAAACTTATCCACATATTAGCTTAATTGCCAAAATTTCCGTATTTTTGATACTTATAGTTTTTAATTAATATATGAGCGAAGAACAGGATTTAAAGTCAAATTATTCGGCAGATAATATACAGGTTTTAGAAGGTTTAGAAGCGGTGCGTAAGCGCCCTTCGATGTATATAGGTGATACGGGTGTTAAAGGATTACACCATTTGGTTTACGAGGTTGTAGATAACTCTATTGATGAGGCTTTGGCTGGTCATGCAGATACAATCGACGTTAGGATTTTACAAGGAAACTCGATCAGGGTTGAAGATAACGGCCGTGGTATCCCGACCGGAATTAATACTAAAGAAAATAAATCGGCGCTTGAGATCGTAATGACGGTTTTACACGCCGGTGGTAAATTTGATAAAGATACTTACAAAGTTTCTGGTGGTTTACACGGTGTGGGGGTAAGTTGCGTTAACGCCTTATCTACCGATTTAAAAGCAGAGGTGCACCGTGAAGGTAAAATCTGGATGCAGGAGTATAAAATTGGGGTTCCGCAATATGATGTGAAAGAAGTTGGAACTACGGATAAGCGTGGTACGATTGTAACTTTTACTCCGGATGCAACTATCTTTACCCAAACTACCGAATACAAATACGATACTTTAGCTGGTCGTTTGCGCGAGCTGGCTTTCTTAAATAAAGGCATTAAGCTTACTTTAACAGATGAGCGTGAAACTTTAGCCGATGGCAGTTTCTTCGCCGAAACTTTCCACTCGGAAGGTGGTTTGAAAGAGTTTGTTGCCTTTTTAGATGGTACACGTACTTCGATCTTGGCTGAACCAATTTATATTGAAGGTATTAAAAATGGTATTCCGGTTGAGCTGGCTTTCCAGTATAACGACAGTTATTCTGAAAATGTACACTCTTACGTAAACAACATTAATACCCACGAAGGTGGTACCCATATTGCGGGTTTCCGCAGGGGTTTAACCCGTACTTTAAAAAACTATGCCGATAAGGAAGGTTTGTTAAAGAACGTAAAAATGGAAATTACCGGCGATGACTTTAGAGAAGGTTTAACTGCGGTAGTTTCTGTAAAAGTACAAGAGCCTCAGTTTGAAGGACAAACTAAAACCAAACTGGGTAACAGT is drawn from Pedobacter sp. HDW13 and contains these coding sequences:
- a CDS encoding nucleoside deaminase, with the translated sequence MENNKQHEEFMQMAIALSVKNVSQHIGGPFGAVIVKDGKFIAGSANKVTSTNDPTAHAEVSAIRLACEVLGTFDLSGCVVYTSCEPCPMCLGAIYWARIETIYYANTKTDAENIGFSDKFIYDELEKPMDKRTLPVVQLMRDEALEAFKLWETSPLRITY
- a CDS encoding OmpH family outer membrane protein; the protein is MERRTFKTFGLFATAALITTFTACQNKEAKTTETKKTDSPTAAVSASEKIVYVNSDSLLTKYEYFKDLKVKFEGKTKNAQSDMQAKGQAFQREVAQYQQSAQTLSADQRKSTEERLARKQQELQTYQQNAGGALQNEQAVENEKLYDKVAAYLKVYAKEKGFKMVLTYSKGNSAILFADESLDVTSEVIKGLNAEYSKK
- the gyrB gene encoding DNA topoisomerase (ATP-hydrolyzing) subunit B gives rise to the protein MSEEQDLKSNYSADNIQVLEGLEAVRKRPSMYIGDTGVKGLHHLVYEVVDNSIDEALAGHADTIDVRILQGNSIRVEDNGRGIPTGINTKENKSALEIVMTVLHAGGKFDKDTYKVSGGLHGVGVSCVNALSTDLKAEVHREGKIWMQEYKIGVPQYDVKEVGTTDKRGTIVTFTPDATIFTQTTEYKYDTLAGRLRELAFLNKGIKLTLTDERETLADGSFFAETFHSEGGLKEFVAFLDGTRTSILAEPIYIEGIKNGIPVELAFQYNDSYSENVHSYVNNINTHEGGTHIAGFRRGLTRTLKNYADKEGLLKNVKMEITGDDFREGLTAVVSVKVQEPQFEGQTKTKLGNSEVMGSVDVAVGEALGNYLEENPKEAKMIINKVILAATARAAARKAREMVQRKSVMGGSGLPGKLADCSDSDPERCEIYLVEGDSAGGTAKQGRDRNIQAILPLKGKILNVEKAMEHKIYENDEIKNMFTAIGVSIGTPEDDKALNLTKLRYHKIVIMTDADIDGSHITTLILTFFYRYMRALIEAGYVYIASPPLYQVKKGKDFEYCWNDVQRDAAVQRLKGAGKEESVHIQRYKGLGEMNAEQLWDTTLNPATRTLLQATIESAAECDHTFSMLMGDEVAPRREFIERNAKYAKIDA